The proteins below are encoded in one region of Flavobacteriales bacterium:
- a CDS encoding citrate synthase, with amino-acid sequence MSDKAEIRVGDQVIELPVITGTENEQGIDIRKLRDMTGLITFDSGYKNTGATSSAITFLDGEKGILRYRGYPIEQLAEKSTFLEVAYLLIYGELPSKPDFQDWTEKITRHTLIHEDMKEFFEAFPRKAHPMGVLASNLISLSTFYPESLDPDREEEKVDLTIIRLIAKISTIAAWSHKNSVGHPVVYPKNKYNYCENFMNMMFSVPTEDYEPDPVIVRALDQLLILHADHEQNCSTSTVRIVGSSRANLYASIAAGVSALWGPLHGGANQAVIEMLENIQKDGGNMQKWIDKAKDKDDPFRIMGFGHRVYKNFDPRATIIKKSCDDVLEKLGVSDPILDLAKQLEHVALNDDYFKERNLYPNVDFYSGIIYKAIGIPTEMFTVMFAMGRLPGWIAQWKEMMANKEPIGRPRQIYTGANERPYNPMSNR; translated from the coding sequence ATGAGCGACAAAGCTGAGATCCGTGTAGGAGATCAAGTAATTGAACTACCGGTAATTACCGGAACGGAGAACGAACAAGGAATTGATATTCGCAAGTTGCGAGATATGACGGGTCTCATCACATTTGATAGTGGCTACAAGAATACAGGGGCAACAAGTAGCGCCATCACATTTTTGGATGGCGAAAAGGGGATTCTGAGATACAGAGGTTATCCAATAGAACAGTTGGCTGAGAAGTCAACATTTTTGGAGGTAGCATACCTATTAATATACGGTGAACTTCCGTCTAAACCGGATTTCCAAGATTGGACGGAAAAAATCACTCGACACACACTCATTCATGAAGACATGAAAGAGTTTTTTGAAGCGTTTCCAAGAAAAGCCCATCCAATGGGAGTTCTTGCTTCAAACCTTATTTCGCTTTCAACTTTCTATCCAGAAAGTCTTGATCCAGATCGCGAAGAGGAAAAAGTTGATCTGACCATCATCAGACTTATTGCCAAGATCAGCACAATTGCTGCATGGTCTCACAAGAATTCTGTTGGTCATCCTGTTGTTTATCCAAAGAACAAATACAACTACTGCGAGAATTTCATGAATATGATGTTCTCTGTTCCAACTGAAGACTACGAACCAGATCCAGTTATCGTTAGAGCCTTGGATCAGCTGCTTATTCTTCATGCAGATCATGAGCAAAACTGCTCTACTTCAACTGTGAGAATAGTCGGTTCTTCAAGAGCTAATCTTTATGCTTCTATTGCTGCTGGTGTTTCTGCACTTTGGGGTCCGCTTCATGGTGGCGCCAATCAAGCTGTCATTGAAATGTTGGAGAACATCCAAAAGGATGGCGGCAACATGCAAAAGTGGATTGATAAAGCAAAAGATAAAGACGATCCATTCCGCATCATGGGATTCGGTCATCGTGTTTACAAGAACTTTGACCCTCGCGCAACCATCATCAAAAAATCTTGCGATGATGTATTGGAGAAATTAGGTGTGAGCGATCCAATTCTTGATCTGGCCAAGCAATTGGAGCATGTGGCTCTTAATGATGATTACTTTAAAGAGCGAAATCTTTACCCTAACGTGGATTTCTACTCTGGAATCATTTACAAGGCAATTGGTATTCCAACCGAGATGTTCACGGTAATGTTTGCTATGGGTCGTCTTCCAGGATGGATTGCTCAATGGAAAGAGATGATGGCCAATAAAGAGCCGATCGGTCGTCCTCGTCAGATCTATACTGGAGCCAACGAAAGACCTTACAATCCGATGTCAAATCGATAA